TACTCGGGATGCAGCCAGTGCGACCACGTCGCTTCCTCGGCGAAGAAGTCGAAGTACGGGACGAAGCCGTCGTCGACGAGCGACCCGACGGTCGGGTACTGCGACTCGAGGGTCGACCGCACGCGGTACTGGAGCGCCCGCGTCTCGTAGTGGTCGTCCGCGCAGACGTCGTGAACCGAGTGATCGTAGTGCGTCATGCTCGGCTCGAGCGTCGCGTCCTGGCAGTCCCGGTCGAGGTCGGCCGCCGTGGACGTCCCGTCTGCCGTCGCCCCCGCCGTGGCACCCGCGGCGCTGGACGAACCGACGCTCAGGCCGACCGTCGCGATCGCGCCGCCGGCGACCCGGAGCAGTCGCCGCCGGGACGCGTCGTGATCGCCGTGCGAACGCCGTTCCGAGCGGTCGGCGCCGCTCGCGTCGCCGCCCTGTCCCCCGTCGTCGGCCAGTCGTGTCTGCTCGTGCATGGGCGAAACCGCTCGGAACGCAGGGCGCGAACCCACTTGGTTAATTGCTGGCAATGCGCGTGAAGGCGAGCGTACCGGCCGGTGGCACACCGATCGGTCGAGCGTCCTCGCACGTCGACAAAGAGTGACTGCGACCGTCGAACGAAGCGAACCAGCCGGGCGACAGCGAACCAGCCCGTCCGGGGACGCTGTTCTCAGATGCTGTCGGGTCACCCGGTTGTTCAAAACAACCCATCAGTCCAAAATATGGTGTATTGATTTCTGAGCCGTTCGAACAGGGCGGATGACAGGACGATCAATGGCGAAAAACATCACAGGTGACGCCGCCCGGGAGGACGCTCGGGACCTCGGCCGACAGCGGGACGCAACGACCGTGCTCTTGACGGAGGACGACGACGCGTTCCGCGAGACCGAGCGACTCTGGCTGGCGCGCGAACGACACTACGACACGCGGGAGGCCGCCGACGGCGAAGAGGCACTGGCAGCGCTCGACGCCGCGGTCGACGTCCTGGTGCTCGACCTGCACATGCCGAAGGTCTCGGGTCCCGAAGTCCTCGCGCGACTCGACGAGACGACGTTCGACGGCGACGTCGTCGTCGTCAGCGCCAGCCGACTCGAAGACCACGAGGACGGGGGGCCCCTGGGCGGTGGGGCGGTCGCCGCCAAACTCGACAAACCCGTCGATTGCGAGGAGTTCGTCGGGACCCTCGACCGGTACGCACGGTGACTCCACGGGGGCGGCGCCCCCTCTCGGGAGACCGGGAAGTACACAAGTCCGAGTCGCGAACCGCGGCGTATGAGTGACATC
Above is a genomic segment from Halorubellus sp. JP-L1 containing:
- a CDS encoding response regulator produces the protein MAKNITGDAAREDARDLGRQRDATTVLLTEDDDAFRETERLWLARERHYDTREAADGEEALAALDAAVDVLVLDLHMPKVSGPEVLARLDETTFDGDVVVVSASRLEDHEDGGPLGGGAVAAKLDKPVDCEEFVGTLDRYAR